A stretch of Schistocerca nitens isolate TAMUIC-IGC-003100 chromosome 6, iqSchNite1.1, whole genome shotgun sequence DNA encodes these proteins:
- the LOC126263386 gene encoding uncharacterized protein LOC126263386: protein MLVDLMKKTNESIKGLQETNASLEKGLQETNASLEKSSQETRESLKEDLQEFKTSQMKMEYNMKKEMQELQERLKMDIDERERKLQKSIDQVQGDVEKMEGKLAKKIEDDIEETKAELGERINEVATNCNHRIAEVTQMQKQCNDAVKGIGDRQNQLAVNLRNAIAVQREEDNKRVETEVKQLQQGVQQLESKTEEIDKRISNATLAIGGGKVVTLMSSDNRCIQSSTGQKFRPKGGLHPMIFMKWLKGVFPAHLKDSDKIQFAIDRMEGEAFTWGVRKKEGTTSYDQFQEEFLKKYWSKSHQCAAIEDLLQRKSLSTWRGTLREFAEHLWELNETLEQPLSDDVMISAIKRRMSQRMQETVSGSLIEDREALMKILEQLESVRSQGHNQPNDQNRGGNNDPRNHFGSSSDYRGRGGGHRYRNHGGERQWRNDWRRSEEPRDHERRWDRRMNDTVHIEEVERPEN, encoded by the coding sequence atgttggtagacttgatgAAGAAGACTAACGAATCAataaagggtttacaagaaactaacgcatcattagagaagggtttacaagaaactaatgcatcgttagagaagagttcacaagaaacaagagaatcactaaaggaagatttacaagagttcaaaacatcacaaatgaagatggaatataatatgaagaaggaaatgcaggagttgcaagaacgactgaagatggacatcgacgagagagagaggaagctacagaagagcatagaccaagtccagggagacgtggagaagatggaaggaaagttagcaaaaaagatagaagacgatattgaagaaacaaaaGCCGAATTGggggaaagaatcaacgaagtggcaacaaattgcaatcatcgaatcgccgaggtgacgcagatgcagaaacaatgcaacgatgctgttaaggggataggagataggcaaaaccaactagctgtcaatctgagaaatgctatagccgtgcaacgagaagaggataacaagagggttgaaacggaggtcaagcagttacaacagggagtgcagcaattggagagcaagacagaagaaattgataaacgaatcagcaatgccaccttagccattgggggaggtaaggtcgttacattgatgagtagtgataatcggtgcatccaaagtagtacagggcagaaatttagaccgaaaggagggttgcacccaatgatatttatgaaatggctaaaaggagttttcccagcacatcttaaggactcagacaagattcaatttgcaatagatagaatggaaggtgaggccttcacttggggagtcaggaagaaggaagggactactagttatgatcagtttcaagaggaattcttgaagaaatactggtccaaaagccatcaatgtgcagcaattgaagaCCTACTCCAGCGCAAGTCACTTAGTacgtggagaggaacgttgagagagtttgccgaacatttgtgggaattgaacgagaccttggaacaacccctgagtgatgacgtaatgatatcagcgataaaaagaagaatgagccagagaatgcaagaaactgtatccgggagcctaattgaagatagggaggccttgatgaaaatactggaacaattggaatctgttcgatcacagggacacaatcaacctaatgatcaaaaccgagggggaaatAATGACCCAAGAAACCATTTTGGTAgttcgtctgattatagaggaagaggtggtggtcataggtacaggaaccatggtggtgaacgtcaatggaggaatgattggagaaggagtgaagaaccaagagatcatgagagaagatgggataggcgaatgaatgacacggtgcatatagaagaggtggagagaccggaaaactga